The sequence TAACTGAAGGGTTAGCTGATTTACCTAAGGCAGATAAAAAATTAAGAGAAGAAATGAAAAAATATTCTGATTCAGAACTTTTAGAAAAATTAAAATCATTAGATGAGGAAGCTGCTAATAATATCCATGAAAATAATAGAAAAAGAGTGGAGAGAGCTTTGGAAGTTTGTATTTTAACCGGGAATAAATTCTCAGAAATTTCTAAAAAGAATATAAAAAATAATAATTATAAATTTTTAAAGTTATATCTAACAAGAGATAGAAAAAATTTATACGAAAGAATAAATAAAAGAGTAGACATAATGATGGACCAAGGTCTTTTAGAAGAAGTAAAATCTTTGTATGATAAATACACTGGAGAAATTTTAAAAAAGATAAATATAATTGGATATAACGAACTTATAGATTATTTAGAAAATAAATTAACTCTAGATGAAGCTGTAAATGCTATTAAAAAAAATTCAAGAAGGTATGCTAAAAGACAGATAACTTGGTTTAAAAAAGAAGAAGAGTACATATCTATAGATGTTGAAAAATTGTCTGAAGATGAGATAATATCAAAGATTCAAAAGCTTTATTCATCAAAGATAGACGAATAATTAACTTGATAAATGTAACTAGTTATGATATCATAAAATAGTGTATAATAGGAGTTATAATTATGAAAAAAGTAGTGTTTTTCCTTGGGTTAGTTTTTTTATTTATATCGTGCTCTAACAATCAAATAAAAGTTGCAGATGAAGATATTAATATTTTCTTTAAACATATAAAAACTAATATAAAAAAAAATAATATCTCAGCTATAGAAAGTGATTTTAAAAAGAGTATTTACAACAGAAAAACTATTGAAGAATTAAAAAAATATAATTTTGAAAATATAAAAATTGTTTTTAGTAAGGCTGAAATTCAAGGGAATAATGCAAGAAATATTATAGGTTTAATTTTTTCAGAAGAAGTAATTTATTTGCATGGAGAATATAAGCTTACAAAAGGAAAATGGAAAATAGAGAGGGTGGAAAATGGAAGAAAAGGTATTGAAAAAAAATGAGATAAAACTTCTTGTTTCCTCAGCTTTGGAAAATCTTTCCGTTATTAGATCATTAATAAAAACTTATTTAAATCTTCATAGTATAGAAAAGAGAAATATTATGGAAATTTTAACAATAGTAGACGAATTAGCTACCAATGTTGTGGAACATGGTTATCAATATCAGCCAGGAGAACTAATTATAACAGTTGAAAAAGATGGAAATATTGTTAAATTAGTAGTAGAAGATAATGGTGTAGGTTTTGATGATGAAAAAATCAGCAAAGAAGAAGGCGGAATGGGTCTTAAAATAGCTAAAAAAATGTCTGATAACTTTAAAATTGAGAAGAAGTCAAATGGAACAAAGTTTAAAGTTGAAAAGAAAATCAAGGAGGGGAAATAATAGTATGGATGCGAATTTTAATATAGTAGACAGGAAAGAAGGAGATGTAACTATAATAGAAGTTACAGGAGAATTAGATGCTTTAGTGGCACCAAAATTAAAAGAAAAAATTTCAAAAGAAATGGAAAATGGTGAAAGTAAATTTATCATAAATTTCAAAGAATTAGTTCATATTAATAGTTTAGCAATGGGGATATTAAGAGGAAAATTAAAATCAGCAAAAGAGATGGGTGGAGATATTAAACTTTCAAACTTAAACGATCATATTGCATCTATATTTGAAATGATTGGTTTGGATGAAATATTTGAAATATTTGAAAATGAAAAAGAGGCTTTAGATAGCTTTAAAAAATAAATAAGGAAGTGAAAATATGGGTTATATGCTAGGGATAGGGACAGGGATACTAGGATTCGCGATAATTTTTGCAGTAGTATACAAAAAATCCTCAATAGATAAAAAAATATTAGAATTAAGAGATATGGAAGATGAACAATTAAAAGCTCAAATAAAATCAAAAGAAATATTAAAAAATGCTGAAGCTGAAGCTAACATCTTAAGAAAAGATGTAGAACTTAAAGCTAAAGAAACAGTTTATCATTTAAAAGAGGAAGCAGATAAAGAGATAAAAATAGCTAAAAATGAAATAGCTCAAAAAGAATTAAGATTAACAAAAAAAGAAGAGAATTTAGATAATAAATTAGAAAAAATAGAAGAAAAAACAGTTGTTTTAGAAGATAAAACAAAGGAATTAGAAAATAAAAAAGTAGAAATACAAGAATTAATAGAAAAAGAAGAAAATGAATTAGAAAGAATATCTGGTCTTTCAAAAGAAGAAGCAAAGGAATTATTGATAGTTAAGTTAAAGGATAATTTAGCTCATGAATCTGCAGTAGCAATTAAAGAATACGAAGCGAGATTAAAAGAAACAAAGGATGATATTTCTAAAAGAATTCTTTCAACTGTTATAGGAAAGGCAGCATCAGAATATGTTGTTGATTCAACTGTATCAGTAGTAAATCTTCCAAATGATGAGATGAAAGGAAGAATTATAGGAAGAGAAGGAAGAAATATTAGAACTATTGAAACTTTAACAGGAGTAGATATAATAATTGATGATACTCCAGAAGCAGTTGTACTTTCAAGTTATGATGGTGTTAAGAGAGAAATTGCCAAGAGAGCAATAGATAAATTAATAGCAGATGGAAGAATACACCCAGGAAAAATAGAAGAACTAGTTAATAAATCTAGAAAAGAAATTGAAAAAGATATATTAGAAGCAGGGGAACAAGCTTTAATAGAAGTAGGAGTACAAGGAGTTCATCCTGAAATTGTTAAAGTATTAGGAAGATTAAAATATAGAACAAGTTACGGACAAAATGTTTTAGTACATTCAATAGAAGTTGCTAAATTAGCAGCTAACTTAGCAGCTGAATTAGGAGCAAATACAAAACTAGCTAAAAGAGCAGGTTTATTACATGATATAGGTAAAGTATTGACT comes from Fusobacterium sp. JB019 and encodes:
- a CDS encoding ATP-binding protein — translated: MEEKVLKKNEIKLLVSSALENLSVIRSLIKTYLNLHSIEKRNIMEILTIVDELATNVVEHGYQYQPGELIITVEKDGNIVKLVVEDNGVGFDDEKISKEEGGMGLKIAKKMSDNFKIEKKSNGTKFKVEKKIKEGK
- the miaA gene encoding tRNA (adenosine(37)-N6)-dimethylallyltransferase MiaA, which translates into the protein MIGIVIAGPTGVGKTELSLKIAKLLQGDIISADSAQVYKGMNVGTAKITEEEKQGIKHYMLDIVEPIEKYSVGDYQKEVDKILKEKEEKNEDIVLTGGTGLYIKSITEGLADLPKADKKLREEMKKYSDSELLEKLKSLDEEAANNIHENNRKRVERALEVCILTGNKFSEISKKNIKNNNYKFLKLYLTRDRKNLYERINKRVDIMMDQGLLEEVKSLYDKYTGEILKKINIIGYNELIDYLENKLTLDEAVNAIKKNSRRYAKRQITWFKKEEEYISIDVEKLSEDEIISKIQKLYSSKIDE
- the rny gene encoding ribonuclease Y — translated: MGYMLGIGTGILGFAIIFAVVYKKSSIDKKILELRDMEDEQLKAQIKSKEILKNAEAEANILRKDVELKAKETVYHLKEEADKEIKIAKNEIAQKELRLTKKEENLDNKLEKIEEKTVVLEDKTKELENKKVEIQELIEKEENELERISGLSKEEAKELLIVKLKDNLAHESAVAIKEYEARLKETKDDISKRILSTVIGKAASEYVVDSTVSVVNLPNDEMKGRIIGREGRNIRTIETLTGVDIIIDDTPEAVVLSSYDGVKREIAKRAIDKLIADGRIHPGKIEELVNKSRKEIEKDILEAGEQALIEVGVQGVHPEIVKVLGRLKYRTSYGQNVLVHSIEVAKLAANLAAELGANTKLAKRAGLLHDIGKVLTHETESSHAIIGAEFLKKFGEKEAVINAVKAHHNEVEAKTVEAVLVQAGDAVSASRPGARMETLSSYLKRLSDLEEIAKSFKGVESSYAIQAGREIRIIINPDVVSDDEATVMARDMAKKIEETMQYPGQIKVTILRETRATEYAK
- a CDS encoding STAS domain-containing protein; this encodes MDANFNIVDRKEGDVTIIEVTGELDALVAPKLKEKISKEMENGESKFIINFKELVHINSLAMGILRGKLKSAKEMGGDIKLSNLNDHIASIFEMIGLDEIFEIFENEKEALDSFKK